In Candidatus Methylomirabilota bacterium, the sequence CGATCCACCTTGCCGACGGCGACGGCCTCGGCCACCTGCGCGGCGTAGTCGGGATAGTCGACGGAATCGGGCGAGTGGGTGCCGAAGTCGAGGACCTGGTAACCGGCCTCCATGAGCCAGCCCTTGAGCGCTTCCTTGAGCTCCCAACCGGCGTGATCGGCCCCAAGGGCGACGGACAACATTTCGGCCTCACGTTACGCTCTGTCGGGGTCGGGTGTCAAGACGCCCCAAGATGTGGGGCTTGGGAGCGCTCAGCCGGCGGTGGGTCCGCCGGCCCGCACGCGGGAGAGGAGGCCGAAGCCGATCAGGAAGAAGAGCCCGATCGCGACGATACCGAGCCGCTGGTTGCCGCCGGCCGCGTGCGAGATCCCGCCGAAGACGAGCGGACCCATGACGGCGGCGCTCTTGCCGCAGAGGCTGTAGAAGCCGAAGATCTCGGCCTCCATGCCGCGCGGGATCAGCGTGCTGAGGAACGTCCGGCTCGCCGCCTGGACGGCCCCGAGTCCCGTGCCTGCCACGACGGCCAGCACCCAGAACTGCCCCGGCGTCTCAACGAAGTAGGCCGCGATGACGATGGCGGTCCACTGGAAGAGGGTCACCATCACCACACGCTTGGGGCCGAGCCGGTCGGTCGGCCTGGCCCAGGCGAGCGCCCCTAGGAGCGCGGAGACCTGGACAACAATGTACAGCACGATGAGGCGGTCCATGGGGAAGCCCAGCGTCTGGGCGGCAAAGATGGCAGAGAAGCCCACCACGGTGTTGACGCCGTCCTCGTACAGGAAGTAGGCGCCGAGGAAGCGGCGCAGGTCCCGGAGCCCCAGGATCTTGCGGGCCGTGGCGAGCACGTCCGCCCAACCCTGGCGCGCCGCCGCGAGGACGGGCAGCCTGCCGCGCGGCGGCTGGGGCAGCAAGACGAAGGCGGGCAGCGAGAAGACGGCGAAGAGCGCGGCCGCGCAGAGAAACGCGCCCCCGTAGGCCTTGGCGCGCACGAAAGGCAGCGCCGCCAGGAGCGCCGCGATGGAGCCCGCGTAGCCGACGGCGAAGCCCCACGCCGACACGCGCCCCTGGTGGCTGCGCGGCGCGAGCTCGGGCAGGTAGGCATTGTAGTAGACGAGGGCGCTCTCGTAGCCCACGTTGCCGAGCACGCCCAGGACGAATCCCCAGACGACCATGCCGGGCTCGACCGTGGCCATGAGCGCGGTCGCTGTCACCGACAGCGCCGTGAAGCCGATGAAGAGCGGGCGCCGTATGCCCGCGCGGTCGGCGATCCCGCCGAGGAAAGGCGACGTGACGGCGACGATCGCCATGGAGACCGAGATGACGCGCCCCCACCAGAGGTCGCCCGCTCCCGCGTCGTTGCCCACGACGCCCATCGCGTAGTAAGCGGCATAGATCGTGGCAAAGATGACGGCCGCAAACGCCGAGTTGGCGAAGTCGTAGAGCGTCCAAACGACGACGGCGCGGGTCTTCATCGCGCGGTCTTCTCCAGCACGGGTTCCGGCACCAGGCGCAGGAGATCCTGAAACTCCGTCATGATCGCGCGGCGGCGCGCGACCAGGTGCGCGCGAAGGTCGCGGTCAACCAGGACCGTCAGGAGACCGCGCGCCTCGCGCCGGACCCGGTGGAGCCGCTCCGTCCAGGACAGCGCGAAGAAGCCCGTCGGGAGCAGCGCCATGAGGATCTCGTCCATCAGACCTTGATGGTGGCTGGCCGCCACGACGCGGGGGCCGGACAGCGGCACCCGCTCGAGCCCCGCCACCTCGGCGCGCCGGTAGAAGAGGCCGGCCAGGAATCGCGCCAGCGACCGGAAGATCCGGTAGCCGGCAGGCTCAGCCCCAGGGGGCTCAGCCAAGGTCGACGCGCTGCCCGTCTTGCGCCACGACGGCGCGCCACTTGAGCTGCGAGGCGATCAGCGCCTGGAGCGCCGCGGCCGCGTCGGGCTCGCCGTGGACGATGTAGGTCGTCTCGGGCGGACGCGTGAATCCGCCGAGCCAGCGGAGGATCTCGCCCTGGTCGGCGTGGGCCGAATAGGAATCGCTGACCATGATGGCCGCGCGCACGGGCACGCTCTGCCCGAGCATCTTCATCTCGCGCGCGCCTTCTCTCAGCAGGCGGCCGCGGGTGCCTGCGGCCTGGTACCCGACGAAGAGCACCGTGGTGCGCTCGTCCGGGAGCCGGCGGACGAAGTGGTGGAGGATGCGGCCGCCCGTCGCCATGCCGCTGCCGGCGATGATGATGCCGGGGCCGTCGGTGTCGTTCAGGCGCTTGGAGTCATCCGGCGTCTTGCAGATGCGCAGCTGCTTCGGCGCGAAGGGGCGCTCACCCGAGGCCTCGACGCGCTTGAGGTCCTGGTCGTGCTCCTCGGGATGCCGCGCGTAGATCGCGGTCGCCTCGATGGCCATCGGGCTGTCGAGGTAGACGGGCAGCGAGGGGATGCGAGCGGCGTCTTCGAGCTCGCGCAGATCGTAGAGGATCTCCTGCGAGCGCCCGACCGCGAAGGCCGGGATCAGGAGCCAGCCCTTCTTCTGGACTGTTCGCTGGACGGCGGCTGTGAGTCGGTCGCGGTGGTCGTCGGCCGGATGGAGGCGGTTGCCGTAGGTTGACTCGACCAGCAGCACGTCGGCCGCGGGCACGGGATCCGGGTCGCGCATGATGGGCACGCCGTAGCGGCCCAGGTCGCCCGAGAACACGAGGGTCCGCCCGTCGACCGAGACCTCGACCAGCCCCGCGCCCAGGATATGCCCGGAGTTGATGAAGCGCGCGCTGACGCCCTGCGCCGGGCTGAAGCTGTCGTAGAAGCCGACGGACCTGACCTGGGTCAGGACCTGATCCGCGTCCGCGGTGGTGAAGAGCGGCAGCGCGGGCTGGTGCTTCGACGTCTGGTGGCGGTTGGCGAACTGGGCCTCTTCTTCCTGAAGACGCGCGGCGTCGGGCAGCATGATCTTGAGGAGGTCGGCGGTGCCCGGCGTGCAGTAGATCGACCCCCTGAAGCCCTCACGGCCGAGGCGCGGGAGCGCGCCCGAGTGGTCGATGTGAGCGTGGCTCAGGAGGACGCCGCCGATGGACGCCGCAGGCACGGGGCACGGCGCCCAGTTGCGCAGACGCAGCTCCTTGAGTCCCTGGAACAGGCCGCAGTCGAGGAGGAGGCGCGTCTGCCCCGATTGAAGGAAATGCTTGGAGCCCGTGACGGTCCCGGCTGCTCCCAAAAAGGTGAGCGTCGCGCTCATGCGACGGGCGGCGGGGCCGCGCGACGGCGCGGCGCGGGCCGGGCCGGATGGGCGCCTGCGCCGACCGGGAAGTCGAAGGTCTCCATGGTGGCGGCCTCGACGCCCGCCCTCACGAGGGCCGGGATGTCGAGCCGGGCCTCCATGTCGGCGATCTCCTCCTGGCTGAGCCGCGTGCCCGGGTGCGCCGGCACGAAGAGGGTGCAGCAGTCGGCGTCGGGCTCGTTGGAAATCTCAAGGGTGTCGAGCCGCCGGGCTTCGTCCGTGATCTCGATCTTGTCCATGCCGATCAGTGGCCGCAGCACGGGCAGCAGGGCGACCTCGTCGATGCGCGCCAGGTTGTGGAGCGTCTGCGAGGCGACCTGCCCTAGGCTCTCGCCCGTGACGAGCGCCTGCGCCCCCGACTGGCGTGCCAGCACCTCGGCGATGCGGACCATGAGGCGGCGGTAGACGACCACGCGGGCCATGGGGCTGACCGCGAGCACTACCTCCCGCTGGATCTCGCCGAAGGGCACGAGGTAGAGGCGCGAGACGTACTGCCACTGGGTCAGTCGCGAGACCAACTGCCGCACCTTCCAGATAGACGCGTCCGGCAGGTACGGCACGCTATGGAAGTGGACGAACAACACGCGGCAGCCGCGCTTGATCATGCGCCAGGACGCCACGGGCGAATCGATGCCGCCGGAGATCAGGGCCGCCACCGTGCCGCCCGAGCCCACCGGCAGCCCGCCCGGGCCCGGCCGGCGGTCGGGATAGACGAAGGCCTCGTGGGGCAGCACCTCGACATGGACGTTGAGCGCCGCGTGGTGGAGGTCCACCCGCGCCTCGGGCCGTCTCGCCAGGACGTGGGCTCCCAGCTCGCGGTTGAGATCGGTGGAGGTCAGCGGGAAGGTCTTGAAGGCGCGCCGCGCCGTGATCCGGAAGGACGCGAAGGTCTGCCCCTCGATCACGTGATCCACCGCGGCCTTGATCCTGTCCAGGGACGAGCCCGTCCGCACGGCGAGCGCCGTGTTTGCGATGCCGCAGACCCGGTCGAGCCGCCCGCGCACGCCCTCGGGATCCGGATTGCCCTCGAGGTCGAGCACGATGCGCCCCGGCAGCTGGATCACGCGAACGGGCCCCAGGTCGCTCACCGCGCGCGCAAGGTTTTCCTGGAGCCGGCGGAGGAAGAGCGGGCGGTTCCCGCGCTTGAGGCTGATCTCATGGTAGTGGACGATCACGCAGGGCGAGAGGCCTGCCCGGCTCACGGCTCGGCCTCCGGGCGGCGGGGGTGCTTGGGACGCCGCCGGTACGTGGTCTTGGGCTCCTCGACCTTCGGCGGCTTGCGCGGCATCGGCTTGCGGACGCGGGCGTGGACGGGTTTCTTTGCCTTCACCCGCTTAGTATATCCCGCCGGGGAACGTGTTCATGCCGGCGTGGCGGCCGGGGGCGCGATACATCTTCACGCCGCCCCACGCGCCCGGCGAGAGGCCGTCGTGGAGCGCCCAGCTCCTCCCCCTGACCGTGCTGCCGGCCTCGGGCGAGCGTAGGGGAGACGAGCCGTCGAGGACAGAAGTCAGCGGGCCGCCCAAGGCGAAGCCGTCGTGGATCTTGTCCATCACCTCGCGCCCGAGGAGATAGCCGCAGCCCTGGCGCTCGTACAGGACGGCCGAGTGGTAGAAGAGCGGCTCGACGAGATAGAGCTCGGCGCCCATGAGACGGCAGAAGCCGTCCATGGCATCGAGGACGTGCGGCAGGAGCTGCAGCCCCCGCCTCACCTGCCCTGGTGCCAACCCATCCTTGAAGGCCCGCAGCTCCTCGTCGATGTTGCGCGACACCGTGCCGAAGAGCGTGTCGCGCCCTTCGAGGTCGCGGTCGATGCCGTAGCGGGCGCCTTGAGGGTTGGTGATCTGCACGAACGCCAGCTCCGGCACCGACAGCGGCGACATCTCGACGTCCACGAGGAGCGCCGGGTCACGGTCTTCCGTGGACGAGCGCACCTCGACGCGGGCCCAGGGCTTGTCGGCGGGCGCCGTGATCCTCACGAGGCGCGTGCCCTCCGGTCCCTTGAGCGTCTGCGGGTCGATGGCGAAGCGGTCGAGCATCTGCTCGGGCACGAGACGGAGGTAGAGCGCCTCGACCATCTCGCGCGGCAGGTGGTTGATCTCCTGGATCGAGGAGAGCCCGAGACCGCCCGCCCGCGCGTCCACGCTAGCGCTCTGCCGAGGCCGCCGCGATGGCCCGCGCCCGCTCGAGGTCCTCGGGGGTGTTGACGTTCATGAACACGCGCTCCGGATCGACGAGGCGGGCGACCTCGGCCTCGGGGATCTCGAGGACGCGGACGTCGGGGAAGAAGCCCGTGATCTTGAGCTGCCCTGCCGCGATGCGCCGCTCCATGGGGCCGAGGCAGGGCTTCGCGTAGCTCGCGTGGAGCGTCTCGTGAAACCCGCGGACCAGGGGGATGACGACGTCGGCAAGACCCGCCCGCGACGTCACGAGCCGCGCGACGTCTGGTACCAGGAAGGGCATGTCGCAGGCGACCACGAAGGCGGCTTCACCCGGCGCGGCCTTGAGCCCGGAGTAGATGCCGCCCAGCGAGCCGGCGTCGGGGAAGACGTCGGGGACCATCGGGTATCCCATCCACGCGTACCGCTCGGGCGTATTGGTCACGAGCAGGAGCTCGTCGGTGACCTGCCGAAGAACCTCCGCTACTCGTTCAATGATGCGCCGGCCGCCTACGTCCATGAGGGCCTTTGGCTCGCCGCTCATGCGCGCGCTCCTGCCGCCCGCCTGGATCACTCCGGTCAGCCTCACGGCCGGGCCAGCGCCCTTCTGCCGATGTCATGGCGAAACTGCACGCCATCGAACCGTATGCGCCCGACGGCCTCGTAGGCGGCGCCGATGGCTTTGCTGATGTCGGGCGCCTGCGCCTGCACGCCGAGAACGCGACCGCCCGCCGTCACGAGATTACCGTCGCGGCGCGCCGTGCCGGCGTGGAAAACGTTGACGCCCGGAAGCCCGCCATCGGCATCGAGCCCCTGGATGCTGAGCCCCGTGCGCGGCGTGTCCGGATAACCGGGCGAAGCCAGGACCACGCAGACGGACGCTTCGGCCCGCCAGCGGAGGGAGAAAGGCAGATCCCCGCCCGCGGCGACGGCCTCGAAGAGAGGCAGGATGTCCTCATCGAGGCGCGGCAAAATAGCCTGACACTCCGGGTCCCCGAACCGGCAGTTGAACTCGACGACGCGCGGCCCGTCCTTCGTCAGCATGATCTGGACGAAGAGAACGCCGGAATACGGCGCGCCCTCCGTGGCCATGGCCGCCAAGACGGGCGCGACAATCTCGCGCATGACCCGCTCAGTCATCGCCTCGCCCATGGCGGCAACGGGCGAGTACGCGCCCATCCCGCCCGTCATGGGGCCGCGGTCGTCGTCGAAGATGGTCTTGTGATCCTGAGCAGCCACGAGAGGAAGCGCGTGGGTCCCGTCGGCCATGACGAAGAACGAAGCTTCCTCGCCCTCCATGAACTCTTCGATCACCACGACCCGGCCCGCCGGGCCGAAGACGCCGTCCTCGAGGCACAGGCGCAGGGCCTGGTCCGCCTCCTCGAGAGTGCGGCAGACCATGGCGCCCTTGCCGGCCGCCAGGCCGTCGGCCTTGACCACGAGGGGGGCGCCCAGCTCGCGACAGAAGCGGCGGGCGGTGGCGGAGTCGGTGTCCTGGAAAGTCCCGAATCGCGCCGTCGGAATATCGTAGCGCGCCATCAGGCCCTTTGAAAAGACCTTGGAGCTCTCGAGCCGGGCGGCCGCCTGGCTGGCGCCGAAGACCGCAAGGCCCGCTGCGCTCAGGCGGTCGGCGAGACCGAGCGAGAGCGGCAGCTCGGGACCGACCACGACCAAGTCGGCCCGCTCACGCCTCGCCAGAACCACGAGGTCCTCGATCGCGTTGTCCTTGATCGGCACACACTCGGCATGGCGCGCGATGCCGGGGTTGCCGGGCGCGACGAGGAGACGGGTCAGCCGCGGGCTCTGGGCGATCTTCCACGCGAGCGCATGCTCGCGCCCGCCGCCGCCGACCAGGAGCACTCTCACTGGCCGGCCTCGGGGCGGTCGTCTCCCTCGTCCACACCCTCGCCCAGGCCCCCGTCACCCTCTTCGAGGTGGGAGCGCGCGATCCTGGCCCACGGGCTTCCGAGATCGAGCTCGAGGTAGCGCCGCCAGTGGAGCGCCGCCGCGTCGGGCTGCCCCGCCTTGCCGAGCACCCCGGCCAGGTTGAAGTGCGCATCCGCGTAGTCGGGCTCCATCTCGAGCGCGCGGCGGTACCACCCTATCGCCGTCGAGAGATCGCTCAGGTCCTCGTGGAGCGAGCCCAGGTTGAACGCGGCCTGGCAGCAGGAGTCGTCGGCCTCGAGCGCGGCGCGATAGCAGGCCTGGGCGCGCTCGTAGCGCCCCATCCGGTGCTGGAGCAGGCCCAGGTTGTTCCACGCGGCGGCGTAGCCCGGGTCGATGTCCACCACACGCTCGTAGGCGTCGACGGCCGCCTCCCAGCGCTCGGGGTCACCGTCCCAGGCCGACGCGCGCGCGAACCAGATCTCGGCGGCGTCAGCTGGCGGGATGAGCGGGCGGACCATGCCCATGAGGAGCGACTCGCGGGTCTCACGCTCGAGGTCGCCGCTCTCGAAGTCCAGGAGCGCCTGGCCCGTGCGCGGGTCGAGGCGCAGGCGGTCCTGCTCGACCACGATCTGCTGGTCCTGTACGACCAGTCTCAGCTCGGCCAGCGGGGTTTCGGCGTCCGGGGCAAGTCGCCGCGCGCCGTCGAGCGCCTCGCGGACTTTGCGCACCGTGGCGCCGCCCTCGAGGAGGGCGGAGGCCGCGCGGGCCGCCACGAGCTCGCGGAAGCGGTAGCCGGCCGCATCGCTCCGCAGCAGGCCGAGGCGCTTGAGCTGTCCGGCGCGCTTCGGCGTCAGCCTCAGGAGCCGAGTCAGCTCCCGCAAGGTGAAAACCCGCTCAGGCCGAGCCATGGTCTCCCGTGATCAGTGCTTGAAGTGCCTGATGCCACACACGACCATCGCCATCCCGTGCTCATCCGCGGCCTTCCGCACCTCTTCGTCGCGGACCGAGCCGCCCGGGTGGATGACGGCCGTGGCGCCGGCCTCGGCGACAGCGTCGAGACCGTCCCGGAACGGGAAGAAGGCGTCCGAGGCACAGACCGTGCCCTTGGTCTCGAGGCCGTTGGCGCGCGCCCGCATGACGGCGATCCGCGCCGAGTCCACGCGGTTCATCTGCCCCGCCCCCAGTCCCACGACCTGGTCGGCGCTGGTGAGCACGATCGCGTTGGACTTGGCGTGCTTGGCCACCCGCCACGCGAAGCGGAGCGCCCCCAACTCGGCCTCCGTCGGCGCGCGCTTCGAGACGACCGTGAGCGCGGCCGGATCGAGGTCGGTGAGGTCGGAGTCCTGGACCAGGAGGCCGCCCAGGACACTGCGGATGTCGCGCATCCGCCCCGGGTAGTCGGCCGCGTGACACGGCAGCCGCAGCACGCGACACTTCTTCTTGGTGCGCCTGAGCTCCTCGAGGGCGTCGGCGGCAAAGTCGGGGGCGAAGAGGATCTCGAGAAGAATGCCGGAGAGCTCCTTGACCACGCCCAAGTCGAGCGTGCGGTTGACGCCCACGATGCCGCCGTAGATGGACACGGGGTCGCAGGCCTTGGCCCGGCTCATGGCGTTGGCAACGGTCGTCCCAAGCGCCACGCCGCAGGGATTCGTGTGCTTGATCACGACGGCCGCCGGGGGATCGAACTCGATCAGGAGCCCGAGCGCGGCCGACCAGTCGAGCAGGTTGTTGTAGGATAGCTCCGGCCCGTGCAGCTGCTCTGCCGCCGCCAGGCCTTGGGCGGGCCCCGCCGGACGATAGAACGCGGCCGACTGGTGCGGGTTCTCGCCGTAGCGGAGGTGCTGGACCCGCTCGGCGACGATGGAGATGCGCTCGGGAAAGTCCGAAGCGCCGCCGGAAAGATAGGCGGCGATGGCGGCGTCGTACTGGGAGGTGCGCCTGAAGGCTTCGAGCGCCAAGCGCCCGCGCGTCTCGGCTGAGAGCGCCCCGCCGCTCTTCCTGAGCTCGTCGAGCACAGGGGCGTATTGCAAGGGATCCGTGACGACGCCGACACCGCCGTGGTTCTTGGCCGCGCCGCGGATCATGCTCGGCCCGCCGATGTCGATGTTCTCGATGGCCTCCTCGACGGTCACGCCCGGCTTGGCCACGGTCTGCTCGAAGGGGTAGAGCGCCACCACCACAAGATCGATCGGCCCGATGCCGTGGGCCTCGAGCGCCTGCATATGCGCCGGCACGTCCCGCCGCGCCAGGATGCCGCCGTGGACCTTCGGGTGGAGCGTCTTGACGCGGCCGTCGAGCATCTCGGGGAAGCCCGTCACCTGCGCCACGTCCACCACCGGCACGCCTGATTCTCTCAGGAGTTTCGCGGTGCCTCCCGTCGAGAGGATCTCGACGCCGAGGTCCGTCAGCCCCTTCGCGAAGTCCACCACCCCGGTCTTGTCGTGCACGCTCAGAAGCGCGCGCCTCACAGTGCTCATGGATTCTCCCTGATGTGGACCCTGCGTCCGTCGATCGTCAGCCGCCCTTCGGCGAAGAGACGGACGGCTTCCGGGTAGATGCGGTGCTCCTCGGCGAGTATCCGGCTCGAGAGCGTGTCTTCGGTGTCGCCGGGCATCACGGACACCGCCGCCTGGAGCACG encodes:
- the purH gene encoding bifunctional phosphoribosylaminoimidazolecarboxamide formyltransferase/IMP cyclohydrolase encodes the protein MSTVRRALLSVHDKTGVVDFAKGLTDLGVEILSTGGTAKLLRESGVPVVDVAQVTGFPEMLDGRVKTLHPKVHGGILARRDVPAHMQALEAHGIGPIDLVVVALYPFEQTVAKPGVTVEEAIENIDIGGPSMIRGAAKNHGGVGVVTDPLQYAPVLDELRKSGGALSAETRGRLALEAFRRTSQYDAAIAAYLSGGASDFPERISIVAERVQHLRYGENPHQSAAFYRPAGPAQGLAAAEQLHGPELSYNNLLDWSAALGLLIEFDPPAAVVIKHTNPCGVALGTTVANAMSRAKACDPVSIYGGIVGVNRTLDLGVVKELSGILLEILFAPDFAADALEELRRTKKKCRVLRLPCHAADYPGRMRDIRSVLGGLLVQDSDLTDLDPAALTVVSKRAPTEAELGALRFAWRVAKHAKSNAIVLTSADQVVGLGAGQMNRVDSARIAVMRARANGLETKGTVCASDAFFPFRDGLDAVAEAGATAVIHPGGSVRDEEVRKAADEHGMAMVVCGIRHFKH
- a CDS encoding MBL fold metallo-hydrolase — protein: MSATLTFLGAAGTVTGSKHFLQSGQTRLLLDCGLFQGLKELRLRNWAPCPVPAASIGGVLLSHAHIDHSGALPRLGREGFRGSIYCTPGTADLLKIMLPDAARLQEEEAQFANRHQTSKHQPALPLFTTADADQVLTQVRSVGFYDSFSPAQGVSARFINSGHILGAGLVEVSVDGRTLVFSGDLGRYGVPIMRDPDPVPAADVLLVESTYGNRLHPADDHRDRLTAAVQRTVQKKGWLLIPAFAVGRSQEILYDLRELEDAARIPSLPVYLDSPMAIEATAIYARHPEEHDQDLKRVEASGERPFAPKQLRICKTPDDSKRLNDTDGPGIIIAGSGMATGGRILHHFVRRLPDERTTVLFVGYQAAGTRGRLLREGAREMKMLGQSVPVRAAIMVSDSYSAHADQGEILRWLGGFTRPPETTYIVHGEPDAAAALQALIASQLKWRAVVAQDGQRVDLG
- the thiI gene encoding tRNA uracil 4-sulfurtransferase ThiI; amino-acid sequence: MSRAGLSPCVIVHYHEISLKRGNRPLFLRRLQENLARAVSDLGPVRVIQLPGRIVLDLEGNPDPEGVRGRLDRVCGIANTALAVRTGSSLDRIKAAVDHVIEGQTFASFRITARRAFKTFPLTSTDLNRELGAHVLARRPEARVDLHHAALNVHVEVLPHEAFVYPDRRPGPGGLPVGSGGTVAALISGGIDSPVASWRMIKRGCRVLFVHFHSVPYLPDASIWKVRQLVSRLTQWQYVSRLYLVPFGEIQREVVLAVSPMARVVVYRRLMVRIAEVLARQSGAQALVTGESLGQVASQTLHNLARIDEVALLPVLRPLIGMDKIEITDEARRLDTLEISNEPDADCCTLFVPAHPGTRLSQEEIADMEARLDIPALVRAGVEAATMETFDFPVGAGAHPARPAPRRRAAPPPVA
- a CDS encoding molybdenum cofactor guanylyltransferase, whose translation is MRLTGVIQAGGRSARMSGEPKALMDVGGRRIIERVAEVLRQVTDELLLVTNTPERYAWMGYPMVPDVFPDAGSLGGIYSGLKAAPGEAAFVVACDMPFLVPDVARLVTSRAGLADVVIPLVRGFHETLHASYAKPCLGPMERRIAAGQLKITGFFPDVRVLEIPEAEVARLVDPERVFMNVNTPEDLERARAIAAASAER
- a CDS encoding MFS transporter, whose product is MKTRAVVVWTLYDFANSAFAAVIFATIYAAYYAMGVVGNDAGAGDLWWGRVISVSMAIVAVTSPFLGGIADRAGIRRPLFIGFTALSVTATALMATVEPGMVVWGFVLGVLGNVGYESALVYYNAYLPELAPRSHQGRVSAWGFAVGYAGSIAALLAALPFVRAKAYGGAFLCAAALFAVFSLPAFVLLPQPPRGRLPVLAAARQGWADVLATARKILGLRDLRRFLGAYFLYEDGVNTVVGFSAIFAAQTLGFPMDRLIVLYIVVQVSALLGALAWARPTDRLGPKRVVMVTLFQWTAIVIAAYFVETPGQFWVLAVVAGTGLGAVQAASRTFLSTLIPRGMEAEIFGFYSLCGKSAAVMGPLVFGGISHAAGGNQRLGIVAIGLFFLIGFGLLSRVRAGGPTAG
- a CDS encoding tetratricopeptide repeat protein, whose protein sequence is MARPERVFTLRELTRLLRLTPKRAGQLKRLGLLRSDAAGYRFRELVAARAASALLEGGATVRKVREALDGARRLAPDAETPLAELRLVVQDQQIVVEQDRLRLDPRTGQALLDFESGDLERETRESLLMGMVRPLIPPADAAEIWFARASAWDGDPERWEAAVDAYERVVDIDPGYAAAWNNLGLLQHRMGRYERAQACYRAALEADDSCCQAAFNLGSLHEDLSDLSTAIGWYRRALEMEPDYADAHFNLAGVLGKAGQPDAAALHWRRYLELDLGSPWARIARSHLEEGDGGLGEGVDEGDDRPEAGQ
- the purD gene encoding phosphoribosylamine--glycine ligase; the protein is MRVLLVGGGGREHALAWKIAQSPRLTRLLVAPGNPGIARHAECVPIKDNAIEDLVVLARRERADLVVVGPELPLSLGLADRLSAAGLAVFGASQAAARLESSKVFSKGLMARYDIPTARFGTFQDTDSATARRFCRELGAPLVVKADGLAAGKGAMVCRTLEEADQALRLCLEDGVFGPAGRVVVIEEFMEGEEASFFVMADGTHALPLVAAQDHKTIFDDDRGPMTGGMGAYSPVAAMGEAMTERVMREIVAPVLAAMATEGAPYSGVLFVQIMLTKDGPRVVEFNCRFGDPECQAILPRLDEDILPLFEAVAAGGDLPFSLRWRAEASVCVVLASPGYPDTPRTGLSIQGLDADGGLPGVNVFHAGTARRDGNLVTAGGRVLGVQAQAPDISKAIGAAYEAVGRIRFDGVQFRHDIGRRALARP